A single window of Anopheles moucheti chromosome 2, idAnoMoucSN_F20_07, whole genome shotgun sequence DNA harbors:
- the LOC128299928 gene encoding phosphorylase b kinase gamma catalytic chain, liver/testis isoform isoform X4: MLEATRQEIQILRQVMGHKFIIELQDVFESDAFIFLVFELCRQGELFDYLTSVVTLSEKKSRYIMRQIFEGVDYIHSKNIVHRDLKPENILLDDNLNVKITDFGFARVLKEGEKLYDLCGTPGYLAPETLKCNMFEDAPGYAKEVDIWACGVIMFTLLVGCPPFWHRKQMVMLRNIMEGKYSFTSPEWADISEDPKDLIRKCLVVDPSKRITVTEALKHPFFNTVLFEQDIGPLKRSLSVKSRRFSRIADLALNPTENLRKQSQFNARKKFQFAILCVRAMIRIKRLRYTPEPLRVEDALRDPYRVKVLRKVIDGCAFRVYGHWVKKGEGQNRAALFENTPRCEVYNLYINSLNR, from the exons ATGTTGGAAGCAACTCGACAGGAAATTCAAATTCTGCGACAAGTTATGGGACACAAGTTTATCA TTGAACTGCAGGATGTGTTTGAATCGGATGCCTTCATTTTCCTGGTGTTTGAACTGTGCCGGCAGGGTGAGCTGTTTGACTATCTCACATCGGTGGTGACACTGTCGGAGAAAAAGTCCCGTTACATTATGCGCCAAATATTTGAAGGTGTCGATTACATACATTCGAAGAACATTGTGCACCGCGATCTGAAACCGGAGAATATTTTGCTAGATGATAATCTCAACGTAAAGATAACAGATTTCGGGTTCGCCCGGGTACTAAAGGAGGGCGAAAAGTTGTACG ATCTCTGCGGTACTCCTGGATACTTGGCACCGGAGACGTTAAAGTGTAACATGTTCGAAGATGCACCTGGATACGCGAAGGAAGTGGACAT ATGGGCCTGTGGTGTCATAATGTTCACGCTACTGGTAGGTTGTCCCCCGTTCTGGCACCGTAAGCAGATGGTAATGCTACGTAACATAATGGAAGGCAAATATAGCTTCACGTCCCCTGAGTGGGCCGATATTTCCG AGGATCCAAAAGATCTGATTCGCAAATGTCTGGTGGTAGATCCATCGAAGCGAATCACCGTCACGGAAGCACTGAAGCATCCGTTCTTCAACACAGTA CTTTTCGAGCAAGACATTGGACCTCTGAAACGGAGCCTTTCGGTTAAATCGAGACGCTTCAGTCGCATTGCTGATCTGGCACTG AACCCCACGGAAAAT TTACGTAAGCAAAGCCAGTTCAACGCTAGGAAAAAGTTTCAGTTTGCTATACTGTGCGTACGCGCTATGATCCGGATCAAGAGGCTACGGTACACGCCGGAACCGCTGCGTGTCGAGGATGCGCTCAGAGACCCGTATCGCGTTAAAGTACTGCGCAAG GTCATCGATGGATGTGCATTTCGAGTGTACGGCCACTGGGTCAAGAAGGGCGAGGGCCAAAACCGGGCCGCTCTGTTCGAGAATACGCCTCGATGCGAGGTTTATAATCTTTATATCAACAGCCTTAATCGATAG
- the LOC128299928 gene encoding phosphorylase b kinase gamma catalytic chain, skeletal muscle/heart isoform isoform X3 yields the protein MAKDEEDDLLPDKDAAKGFYAKYEPKEILGRGISSTVRRCIEKETGKEFAAKIIDLGAAETGDSNHMLEATRQEIQILRQVMGHKFIIELQDVFESDAFIFLVFELCRQGELFDYLTSVVTLSEKKSRYIMRQIFEGVDYIHSKNIVHRDLKPENILLDDNLNVKITDFGFARVLKEGEKLYDLCGTPGYLAPETLKCNMFEDAPGYAKEVDIWACGVIMFTLLVGCPPFWHRKQMVMLRNIMEGKYSFTSPEWADISEDPKDLIRKCLVVDPSKRITVTEALKHPFFNTVLRKQSQFNARKKFQFAILCVRAMIRIKRLRYTPEPLRVEDALRDPYRVKVLRKVIDGCAFRVYGHWVKKGEGQNRAALFENTPRCEVYNLYINSLNR from the exons ATGGCTAAAGACGAGGAGGACGATCTTTTGCCCGACAAGGATGCGGCAAAAGGATTCTACGCCAAATATGAACCAAAGGAAATTCTTGGCAG GGGCATCAGCTCAACGGTGCGACGATGCATCGAGAAGGAAACGGGCAAGGAATTTGCGGCAAAGATCATCGATCTCGGTGCAGCAGAAACGGGCGATTCCAACCACATGTTGGAAGCAACTCGACAGGAAATTCAAATTCTGCGACAAGTTATGGGACACAAGTTTATCA TTGAACTGCAGGATGTGTTTGAATCGGATGCCTTCATTTTCCTGGTGTTTGAACTGTGCCGGCAGGGTGAGCTGTTTGACTATCTCACATCGGTGGTGACACTGTCGGAGAAAAAGTCCCGTTACATTATGCGCCAAATATTTGAAGGTGTCGATTACATACATTCGAAGAACATTGTGCACCGCGATCTGAAACCGGAGAATATTTTGCTAGATGATAATCTCAACGTAAAGATAACAGATTTCGGGTTCGCCCGGGTACTAAAGGAGGGCGAAAAGTTGTACG ATCTCTGCGGTACTCCTGGATACTTGGCACCGGAGACGTTAAAGTGTAACATGTTCGAAGATGCACCTGGATACGCGAAGGAAGTGGACAT ATGGGCCTGTGGTGTCATAATGTTCACGCTACTGGTAGGTTGTCCCCCGTTCTGGCACCGTAAGCAGATGGTAATGCTACGTAACATAATGGAAGGCAAATATAGCTTCACGTCCCCTGAGTGGGCCGATATTTCCG AGGATCCAAAAGATCTGATTCGCAAATGTCTGGTGGTAGATCCATCGAAGCGAATCACCGTCACGGAAGCACTGAAGCATCCGTTCTTCAACACAGTA TTACGTAAGCAAAGCCAGTTCAACGCTAGGAAAAAGTTTCAGTTTGCTATACTGTGCGTACGCGCTATGATCCGGATCAAGAGGCTACGGTACACGCCGGAACCGCTGCGTGTCGAGGATGCGCTCAGAGACCCGTATCGCGTTAAAGTACTGCGCAAG GTCATCGATGGATGTGCATTTCGAGTGTACGGCCACTGGGTCAAGAAGGGCGAGGGCCAAAACCGGGCCGCTCTGTTCGAGAATACGCCTCGATGCGAGGTTTATAATCTTTATATCAACAGCCTTAATCGATAG
- the LOC128299928 gene encoding phosphorylase b kinase gamma catalytic chain, skeletal muscle/heart isoform isoform X1 — protein MAKDEEDDLLPDKDAAKGFYAKYEPKEILGRGISSTVRRCIEKETGKEFAAKIIDLGAAETGDSNHMLEATRQEIQILRQVMGHKFIIELQDVFESDAFIFLVFELCRQGELFDYLTSVVTLSEKKSRYIMRQIFEGVDYIHSKNIVHRDLKPENILLDDNLNVKITDFGFARVLKEGEKLYDLCGTPGYLAPETLKCNMFEDAPGYAKEVDIWACGVIMFTLLVGCPPFWHRKQMVMLRNIMEGKYSFTSPEWADISEDPKDLIRKCLVVDPSKRITVTEALKHPFFNTVLFEQDIGPLKRSLSVKSRRFSRIADLALNPTENLRKQSQFNARKKFQFAILCVRAMIRIKRLRYTPEPLRVEDALRDPYRVKVLRKVIDGCAFRVYGHWVKKGEGQNRAALFENTPRCEVYNLYINSLNR, from the exons ATGGCTAAAGACGAGGAGGACGATCTTTTGCCCGACAAGGATGCGGCAAAAGGATTCTACGCCAAATATGAACCAAAGGAAATTCTTGGCAG GGGCATCAGCTCAACGGTGCGACGATGCATCGAGAAGGAAACGGGCAAGGAATTTGCGGCAAAGATCATCGATCTCGGTGCAGCAGAAACGGGCGATTCCAACCACATGTTGGAAGCAACTCGACAGGAAATTCAAATTCTGCGACAAGTTATGGGACACAAGTTTATCA TTGAACTGCAGGATGTGTTTGAATCGGATGCCTTCATTTTCCTGGTGTTTGAACTGTGCCGGCAGGGTGAGCTGTTTGACTATCTCACATCGGTGGTGACACTGTCGGAGAAAAAGTCCCGTTACATTATGCGCCAAATATTTGAAGGTGTCGATTACATACATTCGAAGAACATTGTGCACCGCGATCTGAAACCGGAGAATATTTTGCTAGATGATAATCTCAACGTAAAGATAACAGATTTCGGGTTCGCCCGGGTACTAAAGGAGGGCGAAAAGTTGTACG ATCTCTGCGGTACTCCTGGATACTTGGCACCGGAGACGTTAAAGTGTAACATGTTCGAAGATGCACCTGGATACGCGAAGGAAGTGGACAT ATGGGCCTGTGGTGTCATAATGTTCACGCTACTGGTAGGTTGTCCCCCGTTCTGGCACCGTAAGCAGATGGTAATGCTACGTAACATAATGGAAGGCAAATATAGCTTCACGTCCCCTGAGTGGGCCGATATTTCCG AGGATCCAAAAGATCTGATTCGCAAATGTCTGGTGGTAGATCCATCGAAGCGAATCACCGTCACGGAAGCACTGAAGCATCCGTTCTTCAACACAGTA CTTTTCGAGCAAGACATTGGACCTCTGAAACGGAGCCTTTCGGTTAAATCGAGACGCTTCAGTCGCATTGCTGATCTGGCACTG AACCCCACGGAAAAT TTACGTAAGCAAAGCCAGTTCAACGCTAGGAAAAAGTTTCAGTTTGCTATACTGTGCGTACGCGCTATGATCCGGATCAAGAGGCTACGGTACACGCCGGAACCGCTGCGTGTCGAGGATGCGCTCAGAGACCCGTATCGCGTTAAAGTACTGCGCAAG GTCATCGATGGATGTGCATTTCGAGTGTACGGCCACTGGGTCAAGAAGGGCGAGGGCCAAAACCGGGCCGCTCTGTTCGAGAATACGCCTCGATGCGAGGTTTATAATCTTTATATCAACAGCCTTAATCGATAG
- the LOC128297530 gene encoding cyclin-dependent kinase 7 encodes MESFNRLNRYEKIDFLGEGQFATVYKARDAETDEIVAVKKIKIGNREEAADGINRTALREIKLLHELHHENIIGLLDVFGHKSNVSLVFDFMDTDLEIIIKDPKIILTPANIKSYMIQTLRGLEYLHMHWILHRDLKPNNLLISGSGVLKIGDFGLAKFFGSPNRINTNQVVTRWYRCPELLFGARQYGTGVDIWAVGCILAELLLRVPFLPGESDLDQLTRIFQVLGTPNETNWPDVKSLPDYVQYKFYPPIPLRDIFTAASEDLLELANKMLALYPLHRCSCTEALKMTYFSNKPAPTVGPRLPMPASYNAANKPEEKPSLKRKILDSIDGGTVPKRLQF; translated from the exons ATGGAAAGCTTTAATCGCTTGAATAGATATGAAAAGATTGATTTCCTGGGTGAAGGACAG TTTGCCACCGTTTACAAAGCGCGAGATGCCGAAACGGACGAAATAGTTGCTGTAAAAAAGATCAAGATTGGTAACCGGGAGGAAGCCGCCGATGGTATCAATCGTACCGCCTTGCGTGAAATCAAACTGCTGCACGAACTGCACCACGAGAACATCATCGGACTGTTGGATGTGTTTGGGCACAAGAGTAACGTGTCGCTGGTGTTCGATTTCATGGACACGGACCTGGAGATTATCATTAAGGACCCGAAAATAATACTCACACCGGCCAACATCAAAAGTTACATGATCCAAACGCTCCGAGGGCTGGAATACCTGCACATGCACTGGATACTGCATCGGGATCTAAAGCCGAACAATTTGCTCATCAGCGGAAGCGGCGTGCTAAAGATAGGAGATTTCGGTTTGGCAAAGTTTTTTGGCTCACCGAACCGCATCAACACGAACCAGGTCGTTACACGTTGGTACCGGTGTCCGGAGCTGCTGTTTGGTGCCCGCCAGTACGGGACGGGTGTAGACATCTGGGCGGTGGGATGTATTTTGGCCGAATTGTTGTTGCGCGTACCGTTCCTACCAGGTGAAAGTGATCTCGATCAGCTCACACGAATATTCCAAGTGCTCGGCACGCCGAACGAAACTAACTGGCCCGACGTGAAGTCGTTGCCGGATTATGTGCAGTACAAGTTCTATCCACCCATTCCACTGCGGGACATTTTCACGGCAGCGTCGGAAGATTTGCTCGAGCTTGCGAACAAAATGCTTGCACTGTACCCACTACACCGGTGTTCTTGTACCGAGGCGCTGAAAATGACTTACTTTTCGAACAAACCCGCACCAACGGTCGGTCCCCGGTTGCCCATGCCCGCAAGCTACAATGCGGCCAACAAGCCGGAAGAAAAACCATCGCTCAAACGTAAGATCTTGGACAGTATTGATGGTGGTACTGTTCCGAAGCGTTTGCAATTTTGA
- the LOC128298995 gene encoding septin-1 — protein sequence MSESGKPFSNMESSSYVGFANLPNQVHRKSVKKGFEFTLMVVGESGLGKSTLVNSLFLSDLYPERVIPNAVEKQNMTVKLDASTVEIEERGVKLRLTVVDTPGFGDAIDNSDSFSAILEYIDEQYERFLRDESGLNRRNIVDNRIHCCFYFISPFGHGLKPLDIEFMKKLHCKVNIVPVIAKADVLTKKEIQRLKCRIMQEIEDNGIKIYPLPDCDSDEDEDYKEQVRQLKEAVPFAVCGSTTLLEVKGRKVRGRLYPWGVVEVENPEHCDFIKLRTMLITHMQDLQEVTQEVHYENYRSERLAKSVRKNTNSVIKEDTTAVPGGESLTEKDRILREKEEEIRRMQEKLAQMQAKIQAQK from the exons ATGTCCGAGTCCGGCAAGCCT ttTTCCAACATGGAATCGTCCAGCTATGTTGGTTTTGCCAATCTGCCGAACCAGGTGCATCGAAAGTCGGTGAAGAAAGGGTTCGAGTTTACGCTGATGGTTGTCGGTGAGTCTGGTCTCGGAAAATCCACCCTGGTGAACAGTCTGTTCCTGAGCGATCTCTACCCGGAACGCGTAATACCGAATGCTGTTG aaaaacaaaacatgacgGTCAAGCTCGATGCATCCACGGTGGAGATTGAGGAGCGTGGCGTGAAGCTGCGGCTGACCGTTGTCGATACGCCCGGATTCGGTGATGCTATCGATAATAGCGATAGCTTCAGTGCGATCCTCGAGTACATCGATGAGCAGTACGAGCGGTTTTTGCGCGACGAAAGTGGGCTGAACCGACGTAACATTGTGGACAACAGAATACATTGTTGCTTCTACTTTATCTCACCATTCGGCCATGG CCTCAAACCACTCGATATTGAGTTTATGAAGAAATTGCACTGCAAGGTAAACATTGTGCCGGTGATCGCGAAGGCGGACGTGCTGACGAAGAAGGAAATCCAGCGCCTCAAGTGCCGTATAATGCAGGAGATTGAAGATAATGGGATCAAAATCTATCCACTGCCCGATTGTGATAGTGATGAGGATGAGGACTACAAGGAGCAAGTGCGCCAGCTGAAGGAAGCGGTCCCGTTTGCCGTGTGCGGCTCGACCACGCTGCTCGAGGTGAAGGGACGCAAGGTGCGCGGTCGTCTATATCCGTGGGGTGTTGTCGAGGTGGAAAACCCGGAACATTGCGATTTCATCAAACTTCGCACCATGTTAAT cACTCATATGCAAGATCTGCAGGAAGTCACTCAGGAGGTCCATTACGAAAACTATCGCTCGGAACGGTTGGCCAAATCCGTTCGGAAGAATACGAACTCTGTCATTAAGGAAGATACCACCGCCGTTCCCGGTGGTGAATCGCTGACGGAGAAGGATCGGATTTTACGCGAGAAGGAAGAAGAGATCCGCCGAATGCAGGAAAAACTCGCACAAATGCAGGCCAAAATTCAGGCACAGAAATAA
- the LOC128299928 gene encoding phosphorylase b kinase gamma catalytic chain, skeletal muscle/heart isoform isoform X2, with amino-acid sequence MAKDEEDDLLPDKDAAKGFYAKYEPKEILGRGISSTVRRCIEKETGKEFAAKIIDLGAAETGDSNHMLEATRQEIQILRQVMGHKFIIELQDVFESDAFIFLVFELCRQGELFDYLTSVVTLSEKKSRYIMRQIFEGVDYIHSKNIVHRDLKPENILLDDNLNVKITDFGFARVLKEGEKLYDLCGTPGYLAPETLKCNMFEDAPGYAKEVDIWACGVIMFTLLVGCPPFWHRKQMVMLRNIMEGKYSFTSPEWADISEDPKDLIRKCLVVDPSKRITVTEALKHPFFNTVLFEQDIGPLKRSLSVKSRRFSRIADLALLRKQSQFNARKKFQFAILCVRAMIRIKRLRYTPEPLRVEDALRDPYRVKVLRKVIDGCAFRVYGHWVKKGEGQNRAALFENTPRCEVYNLYINSLNR; translated from the exons ATGGCTAAAGACGAGGAGGACGATCTTTTGCCCGACAAGGATGCGGCAAAAGGATTCTACGCCAAATATGAACCAAAGGAAATTCTTGGCAG GGGCATCAGCTCAACGGTGCGACGATGCATCGAGAAGGAAACGGGCAAGGAATTTGCGGCAAAGATCATCGATCTCGGTGCAGCAGAAACGGGCGATTCCAACCACATGTTGGAAGCAACTCGACAGGAAATTCAAATTCTGCGACAAGTTATGGGACACAAGTTTATCA TTGAACTGCAGGATGTGTTTGAATCGGATGCCTTCATTTTCCTGGTGTTTGAACTGTGCCGGCAGGGTGAGCTGTTTGACTATCTCACATCGGTGGTGACACTGTCGGAGAAAAAGTCCCGTTACATTATGCGCCAAATATTTGAAGGTGTCGATTACATACATTCGAAGAACATTGTGCACCGCGATCTGAAACCGGAGAATATTTTGCTAGATGATAATCTCAACGTAAAGATAACAGATTTCGGGTTCGCCCGGGTACTAAAGGAGGGCGAAAAGTTGTACG ATCTCTGCGGTACTCCTGGATACTTGGCACCGGAGACGTTAAAGTGTAACATGTTCGAAGATGCACCTGGATACGCGAAGGAAGTGGACAT ATGGGCCTGTGGTGTCATAATGTTCACGCTACTGGTAGGTTGTCCCCCGTTCTGGCACCGTAAGCAGATGGTAATGCTACGTAACATAATGGAAGGCAAATATAGCTTCACGTCCCCTGAGTGGGCCGATATTTCCG AGGATCCAAAAGATCTGATTCGCAAATGTCTGGTGGTAGATCCATCGAAGCGAATCACCGTCACGGAAGCACTGAAGCATCCGTTCTTCAACACAGTA CTTTTCGAGCAAGACATTGGACCTCTGAAACGGAGCCTTTCGGTTAAATCGAGACGCTTCAGTCGCATTGCTGATCTGGCACTG TTACGTAAGCAAAGCCAGTTCAACGCTAGGAAAAAGTTTCAGTTTGCTATACTGTGCGTACGCGCTATGATCCGGATCAAGAGGCTACGGTACACGCCGGAACCGCTGCGTGTCGAGGATGCGCTCAGAGACCCGTATCGCGTTAAAGTACTGCGCAAG GTCATCGATGGATGTGCATTTCGAGTGTACGGCCACTGGGTCAAGAAGGGCGAGGGCCAAAACCGGGCCGCTCTGTTCGAGAATACGCCTCGATGCGAGGTTTATAATCTTTATATCAACAGCCTTAATCGATAG